The following are from one region of the Marinomonas sp. CT5 genome:
- a CDS encoding protein adenylyltransferase SelO codes for MYLEHHFANLGEAFYSKGLIQPLLEQRLVEFNQSLAAFLSIDIKSNDTKRILSGEEPLSSSLSMVYAGHQFGGFSPQLGDGRGILLGEVRGQDGLLYDLHMKGAGPTPYSRRGDGRAVLRSCIREYLASEAMAALSIPSSRALALYDSREAVYRETPEPGAMLLRVAQGHIRFGHFEYFFYQGKHAELDQLIDYCLEHYYPDCLDTDSPIESMLIEVVKRTARMIAQWQAVGFQHGVMNTDNFSFTGESIDYGPYGFMEEYQPNWVCNHSDYEGRYAFSRQPGVGLWNLNCLMRCFSKHLERDRLIAILQRYELELQSHYDSLMMNKIGLHDEQDLQVLLPQLFTILEAEKMDYTVFFRLLSHYQQGDFNLLLDEVVDRERLSVWLENYEVARNKHNLSWSQVSDAMLAVNPKFILRNYLAHDVILAAEQGDYLPFRRLLNVLNHPFDEHVESNELAQRSPEWAKSLEVSCSS; via the coding sequence ATGTATTTAGAGCACCATTTTGCAAACTTGGGTGAGGCCTTTTATTCGAAGGGCCTTATCCAACCACTTCTTGAGCAGCGGCTGGTTGAGTTTAATCAGTCTCTTGCTGCCTTTCTGTCTATTGATATTAAATCTAATGATACCAAGCGTATCTTAAGTGGTGAAGAGCCTCTTTCTTCCAGTCTAAGTATGGTTTATGCGGGCCATCAATTTGGTGGTTTCTCGCCTCAATTGGGCGATGGCAGGGGGATTCTTTTAGGTGAGGTTCGTGGTCAAGACGGGCTTTTGTATGACTTGCATATGAAAGGAGCTGGACCGACGCCTTATTCTCGCCGTGGTGATGGTCGTGCTGTTTTGCGTTCATGTATACGTGAATATTTGGCCAGTGAAGCAATGGCGGCTTTGTCTATCCCTTCTTCACGTGCTTTGGCGTTATATGATAGCCGTGAGGCCGTGTATCGAGAAACACCAGAACCAGGAGCTATGTTGCTTAGAGTGGCGCAAGGGCATATTCGTTTTGGTCATTTTGAATACTTTTTTTATCAGGGCAAGCATGCTGAGTTGGACCAGCTCATTGATTATTGCCTTGAGCATTATTATCCAGATTGTTTAGACACAGATTCACCTATAGAAAGTATGTTAATTGAGGTGGTAAAGCGTACCGCTCGAATGATTGCTCAATGGCAAGCCGTTGGTTTTCAGCATGGTGTTATGAATACGGATAATTTTTCTTTTACTGGAGAGAGTATTGATTATGGTCCATACGGCTTTATGGAAGAGTATCAGCCGAATTGGGTATGCAATCACTCTGATTATGAAGGTCGTTATGCGTTTTCTCGACAGCCGGGTGTTGGCTTATGGAATTTAAATTGTTTGATGAGATGCTTTTCCAAGCATCTAGAAAGGGATCGGTTGATTGCTATTTTGCAGCGCTATGAACTGGAGCTGCAGTCTCACTATGACTCGCTTATGATGAATAAAATAGGCTTGCACGATGAGCAAGATCTGCAGGTGTTGTTACCACAACTATTTACGATTCTGGAAGCGGAAAAAATGGATTACACGGTATTCTTTCGTTTATTAAGTCATTATCAGCAAGGGGATTTTAATCTTTTGCTTGATGAGGTGGTTGATCGTGAGCGCTTGTCTGTATGGCTTGAAAATTATGAAGTGGCACGTAATAAGCACAACTTATCTTGGTCTCAGGTCAGTGACGCTATGTTGGCCGTTAATCCTAAATTTATATTAAGAAATTATTTAGCGCATGATGTGATTTTGGCCGCAGAGCAAGGTGATTATTTGCCGTTTCGACGTTTGTTGAATGTTTTAAACCATCCATTTGATGAACATGTAGAGTCAAACGAACTAGCACAAAGATCGCCAGAATGGGCTAAATCGTTAGAAGTTAGTTGCTCTTCTTAG
- a CDS encoding DUF6586 family protein encodes MTSASLASLTNQKLDTARRFIQQSQDCNEAWLKVGLESSAIFQLRSALNGLLKEVSAAYSLSGSLEVAKLLAESEKKQMAVPVLGELDDLLSRQDSWCFLLNQAYLVQYECRASMSMVQADDLIGRGDDAGASVSFYLTKLVELVLRFREESSEY; translated from the coding sequence ATGACCAGTGCCAGTTTAGCTAGCCTAACCAATCAAAAGTTGGATACGGCAAGACGCTTTATACAGCAAAGTCAGGATTGTAATGAAGCATGGCTGAAGGTTGGCCTTGAAAGTTCGGCTATTTTCCAATTAAGAAGTGCGTTGAATGGGCTATTGAAAGAAGTCTCCGCTGCCTATTCTTTATCTGGCTCTCTGGAAGTGGCTAAGTTATTGGCTGAATCTGAAAAAAAGCAAATGGCTGTGCCAGTGTTAGGTGAGTTAGATGATTTGCTTTCTCGGCAGGATTCTTGGTGCTTTCTATTGAACCAGGCTTATTTGGTTCAGTATGAGTGTCGCGCTTCAATGTCTATGGTTCAAGCCGATGATTTAATCGGTCGTGGAGATGACGCTGGGGCGTCAGTGAGTTTCTATTTGACCAAGCTAGTCGAATTAGTATTACGTTTTAGAGAAGAGTCATCAGAGTATTGA
- the dinG gene encoding ATP-dependent DNA helicase DinG: protein MLSDELKTQIQLAYRASLDAKSHKPRAGQRQMIGAIARTLGNIKQGSEGERLEEKHVAVIEAGTGTGKTLSYCLAAIPIAKARGLKLIISTATVALQEQILHKELPDLLEHTELSFKYTLAKGRGRYLCLNNLESFLSSEEQAMDDMFAGLFEQHLHSDDVNTVLYQEMDVALSKGEWDGDKDNWSGVVRDQDWRRLTTDHQQCTNRNCANYSACPFFKARAEIEVADVIVANHDLVLADLSLGGGAILTPPKETIYVFDEGHHLPDKAIGHFRHEVRLQQSITWLRQLEKNLVNLKQELTDAVSVTGQLLLKIPQQIQNIVNFIQYAQQGLAPYIQGLGLDQENNQHRFEFGLIPDELRQLAYSLQTTYQKLFNSIESIQEECKKTKQNEGMGVTAETAETWQPILGVILGRLEVCIGLWRLYSTVDDQNYPPNARWLILSGQGMEQDIELGGSPILAANTLRQQLWDKCFGAVVTSATLTALNQFHRFNMRSGVPRESEYLRVMSPFNFQENGLLVVPDMEHEPNRVDQHTAEIVAYLDEHVNTEKGSLVLFSSRRQMEEVAQSVSAGLQEILLMQGEQSKRVILDSHKSRIDDGKGSLLLGLASFAEGVDLPGNYLTCVYIAKIPFAVPDDPVEATLAEWIQKRGGNPFMEITIPDASLRLVQATGRLLRSEKDSGEIHILDKRLKTKRYGSQLINSLPPYKYQ, encoded by the coding sequence ATGCTTTCAGACGAACTAAAAACACAAATTCAACTTGCATATCGAGCCTCTTTGGATGCGAAGTCCCATAAACCAAGGGCTGGACAGCGCCAAATGATTGGTGCGATTGCTCGTACTTTAGGTAATATTAAACAAGGCTCGGAAGGTGAGCGACTTGAAGAAAAACATGTTGCTGTTATTGAAGCCGGTACGGGGACAGGAAAAACCTTGTCTTATTGTCTTGCAGCAATTCCTATCGCTAAAGCACGTGGCCTCAAATTAATCATTTCAACCGCTACGGTGGCGCTACAAGAGCAAATTTTACACAAAGAATTGCCGGATCTGCTCGAGCATACTGAGTTGAGCTTTAAATATACGCTCGCGAAGGGGCGAGGGCGTTATTTGTGTTTGAACAATCTTGAGAGTTTTTTGAGTTCTGAAGAGCAAGCTATGGACGATATGTTTGCCGGTCTGTTTGAACAACACTTGCATTCTGATGATGTTAATACCGTTTTATATCAAGAAATGGATGTTGCTCTGTCAAAAGGGGAGTGGGATGGCGATAAAGATAATTGGTCCGGGGTGGTTCGTGATCAAGATTGGCGTCGTTTAACCACAGATCATCAGCAATGTACTAACCGTAATTGTGCAAACTATTCAGCTTGCCCATTCTTTAAAGCCCGTGCTGAAATCGAAGTAGCGGATGTGATTGTTGCTAACCATGATTTGGTGTTGGCTGATTTGTCTTTGGGTGGAGGGGCAATACTTACACCGCCTAAAGAAACAATTTATGTTTTTGATGAGGGGCATCACCTTCCAGATAAGGCAATAGGGCATTTTCGTCATGAAGTTCGTTTACAGCAAAGTATTACTTGGTTGCGTCAATTAGAAAAAAATTTGGTGAATTTAAAGCAGGAACTTACTGATGCCGTAAGTGTAACTGGGCAGTTATTACTTAAGATTCCTCAGCAAATACAGAATATTGTCAACTTTATCCAGTATGCGCAGCAGGGTTTGGCGCCTTACATCCAAGGTTTAGGACTGGATCAAGAGAATAATCAGCATAGGTTTGAGTTCGGGCTTATTCCAGATGAATTGCGTCAGCTTGCTTACAGTCTACAAACAACGTATCAAAAACTATTTAACAGTATTGAAAGTATTCAAGAAGAATGTAAAAAGACCAAGCAAAACGAAGGAATGGGAGTGACCGCGGAGACCGCTGAAACCTGGCAGCCAATACTTGGGGTGATTCTTGGACGTTTAGAGGTTTGTATTGGTTTGTGGCGTTTGTATTCAACTGTCGATGACCAAAATTATCCGCCTAATGCACGCTGGTTGATTTTGTCTGGTCAAGGAATGGAACAAGACATTGAACTTGGAGGATCTCCTATCCTAGCTGCGAATACTTTAAGGCAGCAGTTGTGGGATAAGTGTTTTGGTGCGGTGGTGACTTCCGCGACATTGACAGCGCTGAATCAATTCCACCGTTTTAATATGCGATCAGGGGTGCCTAGGGAAAGCGAATATTTACGAGTTATGAGTCCCTTTAATTTTCAAGAAAATGGTCTGTTGGTCGTACCGGATATGGAGCATGAACCCAATCGGGTTGATCAGCACACTGCTGAAATTGTTGCCTATTTAGATGAGCATGTGAATACGGAGAAAGGAAGCTTGGTGTTATTCTCTTCTCGTCGACAGATGGAAGAGGTGGCCCAGTCCGTTTCAGCAGGATTGCAGGAAATACTTTTGATGCAAGGTGAGCAGTCTAAGCGTGTTATTTTGGACTCACACAAGTCTCGTATTGATGATGGAAAAGGAAGCTTATTGCTTGGCTTAGCAAGCTTTGCTGAAGGCGTGGATTTACCTGGCAATTATTTAACTTGTGTGTATATCGCTAAAATTCCATTTGCTGTACCGGATGATCCGGTTGAAGCGACGCTGGCTGAATGGATTCAGAAACGTGGTGGCAATCCATTCATGGAAATTACTATTCCAGATGCTTCGTTGCGTTTGGTGCAAGCAACTGGGCGGTTATTGAGAAGCGAAAAAGATTCTGGTGAAATACATATTTTAGATAAACGTTTAAAAACAAAGCGTTATGGATCTCAATTGATTAATAGTTTACCTCCTTATAAGTATCAGTAG
- a CDS encoding DEAD/DEAH box helicase: MEKQTQEAPAEITTKPKRTRRPNKRPKNNDDAQSRPEAKATENTNAKVWSIEDFPVAEVEGKMRFHDLNLPDRVIKSIAEMGFEYCSEIQAETLPTTLLGYDIIGQAQTGTGKTAAFLIAMISDFLDYPLEEKRANNFARGLIIAPTRELAIQIADEAVKLTSNCHLNVVTLVGGLSYEKQKIALATENVDILVATPGRLLDFARSRKVQLGKVECLVLDEADRMLSMGFIPDVKSIIRMTPHKETRQTMLFSATFPKDIQALAQQWTYFPKEVSVVPKEATNQNIDQVIYTVEADQKWPVLQQLIEKNGGQRTIIFANRRDETRDLYERLRKANINCAILSGEVAQDKRVKTLKNFKDGAIQVLVATDVAGRGIHVDNVELVVNYSLPEDPEDYVHRIGRTGRGGETGKSVSFASEDDAFMIPEIERVVGESIRCEYMVDSSL; encoded by the coding sequence ATGGAAAAACAAACTCAAGAAGCTCCAGCAGAAATCACTACAAAACCTAAGCGTACTCGTCGCCCTAATAAGCGTCCAAAAAATAATGATGATGCTCAATCACGTCCTGAAGCTAAGGCCACTGAGAATACAAACGCTAAGGTTTGGTCTATAGAAGACTTTCCGGTTGCTGAAGTTGAAGGCAAGATGCGCTTCCATGATTTGAACCTTCCTGACCGAGTTATTAAGTCTATTGCCGAAATGGGCTTTGAATATTGCAGTGAGATCCAGGCCGAAACGTTACCAACGACTTTGTTGGGTTACGATATAATTGGTCAGGCTCAAACAGGGACAGGGAAAACAGCGGCTTTTTTGATAGCCATGATCAGTGATTTTCTTGATTACCCTTTGGAAGAAAAGCGAGCCAATAATTTTGCCCGAGGTTTAATTATTGCACCGACGCGTGAGTTGGCAATACAAATCGCCGATGAAGCAGTCAAACTAACATCAAATTGTCATTTGAACGTAGTGACCTTAGTTGGAGGTTTAAGTTACGAAAAGCAAAAGATCGCCCTAGCAACTGAAAATGTTGATATTTTGGTTGCTACTCCAGGACGACTGTTAGATTTTGCTCGTAGTCGTAAAGTGCAGCTGGGCAAAGTAGAGTGTTTAGTATTGGATGAAGCTGACCGTATGTTGTCTATGGGCTTTATTCCTGATGTGAAAAGTATTATTCGCATGACTCCGCATAAAGAAACAAGGCAAACAATGTTGTTTAGTGCGACCTTTCCAAAAGATATTCAAGCATTGGCTCAGCAATGGACTTATTTCCCGAAAGAAGTGTCGGTTGTTCCAAAGGAAGCGACGAATCAAAATATCGATCAGGTTATCTATACTGTTGAAGCGGATCAAAAGTGGCCAGTATTGCAGCAATTGATTGAAAAGAATGGTGGTCAGCGTACTATTATTTTTGCAAATCGTCGTGATGAAACTCGTGATTTGTACGAACGTTTACGTAAAGCTAATATCAATTGTGCGATTTTATCAGGTGAAGTCGCCCAAGATAAGCGCGTAAAAACATTAAAGAACTTTAAAGATGGCGCTATCCAAGTACTCGTGGCAACGGATGTTGCTGGTCGAGGTATCCACGTAGATAACGTCGAGTTAGTTGTTAATTATTCACTACCAGAAGATCCTGAGGATTACGTGCACCGCATTGGTCGAACTGGTCGCGGTGGCGAAACTGGAAAATCGGTAAGTTTTGCAAGTGAAGATGATGCTTTCATGATTCCTGAAATTGAAAGGGTCGTAGGTGAGAGTATTCGCTGTGAATACATGGTTGATAGCTCTCTATAA
- the lexA gene encoding transcriptional repressor LexA, translated as MIKLTKRQSDVLETIRDFISETGFPPTRAEIARRLGFKSPNAAEEHLKALCKKGAIEMLSGASRGIRLIDMASNDESKDDLGLPVIGKVAAGYPILAQENIHSHVGIPASMFSPHADYFLSVSGTSMKDIGIMEGDLLAVHKTTTVRNGQIVVARIGDEVTVKRFEQKGSIVRLIPENEEFDDIIVNLESEDFAIEGLSVGVIRQGI; from the coding sequence ATGATTAAATTAACCAAAAGACAATCTGACGTTCTAGAAACCATTCGCGATTTTATTAGTGAAACTGGTTTTCCACCCACTCGAGCAGAAATTGCACGCAGGCTTGGATTTAAATCTCCCAATGCAGCAGAAGAGCACCTTAAAGCCCTTTGTAAAAAAGGCGCTATAGAGATGCTATCTGGCGCCTCTCGTGGCATTCGCCTTATTGATATGGCCTCTAATGATGAATCAAAAGACGACCTAGGTTTACCCGTTATTGGCAAAGTTGCAGCAGGGTACCCTATTTTAGCCCAAGAAAACATTCATTCTCATGTCGGCATACCTGCCAGTATGTTTTCCCCCCATGCTGACTACTTCTTGTCTGTCTCGGGAACCAGCATGAAAGATATTGGCATAATGGAAGGCGATTTACTCGCCGTTCATAAAACCACCACGGTACGGAATGGCCAAATTGTGGTTGCACGAATAGGCGATGAAGTCACAGTGAAACGATTCGAGCAAAAAGGCAGCATCGTCCGTCTAATCCCTGAAAATGAAGAATTTGATGACATTATTGTCAATTTAGAAAGTGAAGACTTTGCCATCGAAGGTTTATCAGTAGGGGTAATTAGACAAGGTATTTGA
- a CDS encoding DUF4389 domain-containing protein — protein MSKPGYADQGFWFRVIFMLLYWVVLNITITIFGVLLVLVSLVKLGSKHEPVTLSSWLKSVASFIGQIFLFMSYKTEEKPFPFQPWPQVNSDEEA, from the coding sequence ATGTCTAAGCCAGGTTATGCTGATCAAGGATTTTGGTTTCGAGTGATTTTTATGCTGCTATATTGGGTGGTGTTGAATATTACGATAACGATATTTGGTGTTTTGCTGGTGCTGGTAAGTTTAGTGAAATTAGGTTCAAAACATGAGCCAGTTACTTTATCTTCTTGGCTGAAAAGTGTGGCATCTTTTATTGGTCAGATTTTTTTATTTATGTCCTATAAGACAGAGGAAAAACCTTTTCCATTTCAGCCATGGCCTCAGGTGAATTCGGATGAAGAAGCCTAA
- a CDS encoding NAD(P)H-dependent glycerol-3-phosphate dehydrogenase, which produces MKHSVCVLGGGSFGTALANIMAKNGHQVSQWMRNEEQVEEINLTGLNSRYLPNAPLHRELLATSNLEQAIRDSDTVFVSIPSKSFEQVVQRIEPLLTADKILISTTKGFNPNRFELMSDVLRRNPITQKIGVLSGPNLAKEIAAGQMTGSVIASADDNVRQRVIELLKSPTFRVYENTDSTGVELAGALKNIYAIVCGLAKALNVGENTMSMIMTRSLAEMSRFAVHFGANPMTFLGLAGMGDLIATCTSPLSRNYRVGFAIGSGQNLTEAVGGIGEVAEGVNTLKMVVDEAHKNGLYMPLAEGLSKLLFENAKLESLIGSMMTGEQKWDVEFATNEESKNV; this is translated from the coding sequence ATGAAGCATTCTGTATGTGTGTTGGGTGGTGGTAGTTTTGGTACGGCCTTAGCAAATATTATGGCTAAAAATGGTCACCAAGTTAGCCAGTGGATGCGCAATGAAGAACAGGTCGAAGAGATTAATTTAACGGGGTTGAATAGTCGATATTTACCGAACGCACCTTTGCACCGTGAGTTGTTGGCGACCAGTAATTTAGAACAGGCAATTCGTGACAGCGATACTGTGTTTGTGTCTATTCCCTCCAAATCGTTCGAGCAGGTTGTTCAGCGCATTGAACCATTATTAACAGCCGATAAAATTTTAATCAGCACGACGAAAGGTTTTAATCCAAATCGCTTTGAACTTATGAGTGATGTTTTGCGTCGAAACCCCATAACACAAAAAATCGGTGTGTTAAGTGGTCCAAACTTAGCGAAAGAGATAGCTGCAGGGCAAATGACTGGTTCTGTCATTGCCAGTGCAGACGATAATGTGCGTCAACGTGTCATTGAGTTGCTAAAATCGCCGACTTTTCGAGTATATGAAAATACTGATAGTACGGGTGTGGAATTGGCTGGTGCATTAAAGAATATTTATGCGATTGTATGTGGGCTAGCTAAAGCGCTGAATGTTGGCGAAAACACCATGTCGATGATTATGACAAGAAGTCTTGCTGAAATGAGCCGATTTGCCGTGCATTTTGGAGCTAACCCGATGACTTTTCTTGGTTTAGCAGGTATGGGAGATTTAATCGCAACTTGTACTTCACCCTTAAGTCGAAATTATCGAGTAGGATTTGCTATCGGTTCCGGTCAGAATTTAACTGAAGCGGTAGGGGGGATTGGAGAGGTTGCAGAAGGGGTGAATACTCTTAAAATGGTTGTGGATGAAGCCCATAAAAATGGTTTGTATATGCCACTTGCAGAAGGTTTGTCTAAATTGTTGTTCGAAAACGCTAAACTGGAATCTTTGATAGGTTCCATGATGACAGGCGAGCAAAAATGGGATGTCGAATTTGCGACAAATGAGGAGAGTAAGAATGTCTAA
- the topA gene encoding type I DNA topoisomerase, producing MGKSLVIVESPAKAKTINKYLGNDFIVKSSVGHIRDLPTGTTSTSTPQERAKQAALTRKMSPEEKLEYKSKKSRQQLISRMGVDPESNWQAHYEILPGKEKVVDELKRLAKNADTIYLATDLDREGEAIAWHLREAIGGDDSRYKRVVFNEITKKAIKAAFETPSELDMDRVNAQQARRFLDRVVGFMVSPLLWAKVARGLSAGRVQSVAVRLIVEREKEIRAFVPDEFWELDAMLETPSKDVIKFEAAKYQDKEYRPVNKSQSDEHVDRLKGAKYLVSSREDKPTSSKPSAPFITSTLQQAASTRLGYGVKKTMMLAQRLYEGGYITYMRTDSTNLSAEAVDSLRDYILSNFGEAYLPAEPIRYSSKEGAQEAHEAIRPSDVNVRVDDLQGMEKDAHRLYDLIRSQFMACQMTPAEYTSTTITVTSGEYEFKAKGRILRFDGYTRAMQTVAKKGEDNTLPDVGKGEYLTLQELLPEQHFTKPIARFSEASLVKELEKRGIGRPSTYASIISTIQDRGYVRVENRRFYAEKMGDIVTERLVDSFNSLMNFSFTAQMEEQLDDIAEGHKDWIKTLNAFYKDFSSVLAKAEAPDGGMMPNEPTPTDVECPTCSRPMQIRTASTGVFLSCSGYALPPKERCKATINLVRGDEAVAVDDEEGESKALINKHRCKICGSAMDSYLMDEHRKLHVCGNNPSCSGFEVEHGTFKIKGYDGPTLECDKCGSEMQLKTGRFGKYFGCTNEECKNTRKLLKNGEAAPPKMDPVPMPDLACQKVEDHYVLRDGATGLFLAASQFPRKRETRAPLVKELLPYMDQIDSKYHFFANAPVKDSEGRPTIIRYSRKTKEQYVMTENEEGKPTGWKAFYVGSKWVIEEGKKK from the coding sequence ATGGGAAAATCACTGGTTATCGTGGAATCGCCTGCTAAGGCGAAGACCATCAACAAATACTTGGGTAATGACTTTATTGTTAAATCGAGTGTGGGACACATTCGAGACTTACCTACAGGTACGACTTCGACTTCTACGCCTCAAGAGCGAGCTAAGCAGGCGGCTTTGACTCGAAAAATGAGTCCAGAAGAAAAGCTTGAGTATAAAAGTAAAAAATCTCGTCAGCAGTTGATTTCAAGAATGGGGGTTGATCCTGAGAGTAACTGGCAAGCCCATTATGAGATTTTACCCGGCAAAGAGAAGGTTGTTGATGAATTAAAACGTTTGGCTAAAAACGCTGACACCATCTATCTCGCGACCGATTTGGATAGAGAAGGGGAGGCTATTGCTTGGCATTTGCGTGAAGCAATAGGTGGAGATGATAGTCGTTATAAGCGTGTGGTGTTTAACGAAATTACTAAAAAAGCCATTAAAGCCGCATTTGAAACCCCTTCTGAATTAGATATGGATCGTGTAAATGCTCAGCAGGCCCGCCGATTCTTGGATCGTGTTGTAGGTTTTATGGTATCCCCATTGCTTTGGGCTAAGGTTGCTCGTGGTTTGTCCGCAGGTCGCGTCCAATCCGTTGCTGTGCGTCTTATCGTTGAGCGAGAAAAAGAAATTCGTGCATTTGTTCCTGATGAGTTCTGGGAATTGGATGCCATGCTTGAAACGCCTTCAAAAGACGTAATCAAGTTTGAAGCCGCAAAATACCAAGATAAAGAATATCGCCCTGTTAATAAATCGCAATCCGATGAGCATGTTGATCGCTTAAAAGGTGCGAAATATCTAGTTAGTAGTCGTGAAGATAAACCGACTAGCAGTAAACCATCTGCACCTTTTATTACTTCTACCTTACAACAAGCCGCCAGTACGCGTTTGGGTTACGGCGTTAAGAAAACCATGATGTTGGCTCAGCGCTTGTATGAGGGTGGTTATATCACCTACATGCGTACTGACTCGACAAATTTAAGTGCTGAGGCGGTTGATTCCTTACGAGACTATATTTTGTCGAATTTCGGTGAGGCATACTTGCCAGCAGAACCGATACGTTACAGCAGTAAGGAAGGTGCTCAAGAGGCACACGAAGCGATTCGACCTTCTGATGTTAACGTGCGAGTAGATGACTTACAGGGTATGGAAAAAGATGCTCATCGTTTGTACGACTTAATTCGTAGTCAGTTCATGGCATGTCAAATGACACCTGCTGAGTATACATCTACCACGATTACGGTTACCTCTGGCGAGTATGAGTTTAAAGCGAAAGGTCGAATTTTACGCTTTGATGGTTACACTCGGGCCATGCAAACAGTGGCAAAAAAAGGCGAAGACAATACGTTGCCCGATGTGGGTAAAGGGGAGTACTTAACACTCCAAGAGTTACTTCCTGAGCAACATTTTACAAAACCCATAGCTCGTTTTAGTGAAGCTAGCTTGGTTAAAGAGCTTGAAAAACGTGGAATTGGTCGTCCTTCTACTTATGCGTCTATCATTTCTACCATCCAAGATCGTGGTTATGTGCGTGTTGAAAATCGCCGGTTTTATGCTGAAAAAATGGGTGATATCGTTACTGAACGTTTGGTTGATAGTTTTAATTCGTTAATGAACTTTAGTTTTACTGCGCAAATGGAAGAGCAGTTGGATGATATTGCTGAAGGTCACAAAGATTGGATTAAAACGCTGAATGCTTTTTATAAAGATTTTAGTTCGGTACTTGCTAAGGCTGAAGCGCCAGATGGCGGTATGATGCCGAATGAGCCGACACCTACGGATGTTGAATGCCCAACTTGTTCTCGACCTATGCAGATTCGTACAGCCAGTACGGGGGTCTTTTTATCCTGTTCGGGCTATGCGTTACCGCCAAAAGAGCGCTGTAAAGCAACGATTAACCTTGTTCGAGGCGATGAAGCTGTCGCTGTAGACGATGAAGAAGGTGAATCTAAAGCGCTGATTAATAAACATCGCTGTAAAATTTGTGGTTCAGCCATGGATAGTTATTTAATGGATGAGCATCGCAAGCTTCACGTATGTGGTAACAATCCATCTTGTTCTGGCTTTGAAGTCGAACATGGGACTTTTAAAATAAAAGGTTACGATGGGCCAACGCTTGAATGTGATAAGTGTGGTTCAGAAATGCAATTAAAAACAGGGCGTTTTGGTAAGTACTTTGGTTGCACGAATGAGGAATGTAAAAATACTCGTAAGTTGCTGAAGAATGGAGAGGCGGCTCCACCAAAGATGGACCCTGTGCCTATGCCCGATCTAGCTTGTCAAAAAGTAGAAGATCATTATGTTCTTCGTGATGGCGCAACAGGGCTGTTCCTAGCGGCGAGTCAGTTTCCACGCAAACGAGAAACTAGAGCGCCTCTTGTCAAAGAATTATTGCCTTATATGGATCAGATAGATTCTAAGTATCACTTCTTTGCGAATGCTCCAGTAAAGGATTCCGAAGGTCGCCCAACGATTATTCGTTATAGCCGTAAAACAAAAGAGCAATATGTTATGACGGAAAACGAAGAAGGTAAGCCAACTGGCTGGAAAGCCTTTTATGTTGGTTCTAAATGGGTGATTGAGGAAGGTAAAAAGAAATGA
- a CDS encoding DNA topoisomerase I, with translation MATLQILTIAFLIIIVLLSVVIGSRAHQKEKEITERRVKQLQLSNRADRVEQHIRGLKDINTDTIATDVLYDFYLDTLRELLQYSDDPEKIEVRIATAEEGRNEEPLEFTPEPELLSFQEKTNYKERLTKLAKMLLYLRRKGRISNAHYQACYEYLRWLNLWIQINRQIVQANKNFDSGDMRVAQTLYGVILSHIKSDATERPEKNALKTFITDRMKEILSPKIAAMKDSEHPEDVLSELLHNLELPKQ, from the coding sequence ATGGCTACACTTCAAATATTAACCATTGCTTTTTTGATCATCATTGTACTTTTGTCAGTGGTCATTGGATCACGCGCTCACCAAAAAGAAAAAGAAATAACAGAGCGTCGCGTAAAACAATTACAACTGTCAAACCGAGCCGATCGCGTTGAACAACACATCCGTGGCCTAAAAGACATTAACACAGACACAATTGCAACCGATGTGCTTTATGATTTCTATCTAGACACACTTCGAGAGCTTCTGCAATATTCAGATGACCCTGAAAAAATCGAAGTTCGCATAGCCACAGCCGAAGAAGGTCGTAACGAAGAGCCTTTAGAATTCACCCCAGAGCCAGAGTTATTAAGCTTCCAAGAAAAAACCAACTACAAAGAACGCCTGACAAAGCTTGCTAAAATGTTACTTTACCTACGCCGCAAAGGTAGAATAAGCAACGCTCACTATCAAGCCTGTTATGAATATTTACGTTGGCTTAATTTATGGATTCAAATAAACCGCCAAATAGTGCAAGCCAATAAAAACTTTGATAGCGGCGATATGCGTGTTGCACAAACACTATATGGCGTAATTTTGTCGCACATTAAATCCGATGCAACAGAAAGGCCAGAAAAGAATGCATTAAAAACGTTCATTACAGACAGAATGAAGGAAATTCTATCTCCAAAAATAGCTGCAATGAAAGACAGTGAACACCCTGAAGACGTTTTAAGTGAACTCCTGCATAATTTGGAACTCCCTAAACAATAA